In one Lolium rigidum isolate FL_2022 chromosome 3, APGP_CSIRO_Lrig_0.1, whole genome shotgun sequence genomic region, the following are encoded:
- the LOC124700484 gene encoding uncharacterized protein LOC124700484, whose protein sequence is MVSSMKLSVTFLLLLSGLVVFGEMEGATAACDVVCFQGGHITCDNYPGQELDGCACECKPADGKGCVLHLDDGVTHSNCS, encoded by the exons ATGGTTTCCTCCATGAAGCTGTCTGtcaccttcctcctcctcctctccg GGCTGGTGGTGTTCGGGGAGATGGAAGGCGCCACGGCGGCGTGCGACGTGGTGTGCTTCCAGGGAGGGCATATCACCTGCGACAACTACCCCGGCCAGGAGCTCGACGGCTGCGCCTGCGAGTGCAAGCCGGCCGACGGCAAGGGCTGCGTGCTCCACCTCGACGACGGCGTCACGCACTCCAACTGTAGCTGA
- the LOC124700485 gene encoding uncharacterized protein LOC124700485 — MAATMNLSLTFVLLLSSGLVVVFGDGGDCGATCETIRCFQGGNITCTNRPGEVIQGCHCLCAPKNGRGCVLHLQSGSNQNCPKRSC, encoded by the exons ATGGCTGCCACCATGAATCTGTCACTcaccttcgtcctcctcctctcttccg GGCTCGTGGTGGTGTTTGGGGATGGCGGAGACTGCGGGGCGACCTGCGAGACCATCCGGTGCTTCCAGGGCGGGAACATCACCTGCACCAACCGCCCCGGCGAGGTGATCCAAGGGTGCCACTGCCTCTGCGCGCCCAAGAACGGCAGGGGCTGCGTGCTCCACCTCCAAAGCGGCAGCAATCAGAACTGCCCCAAGAGGAGTTGCTGA
- the LOC124697370 gene encoding uncharacterized protein LOC124697370 — MCSISCLMQQGNQDDRLGDLPDSILLTILDRLNVQQVARISVLSRRWRQLPAMLSRLRISFLDLQPRVTADIPQTNALVAEATKSMLGRRDSRRNTIQFLCINFFLILDDCISIGHSVGHTMATQNVEIAEFTIYAQGRNGDDRVNHGRRFMLFFDACPGAFGGLTFLHIQNLSFGESDISNVLSTCKRLKRLRMFNCGPGNCTILQVEHSQLTELDIVWCYFERVVLNSLPKLTRIAFEGWIPFEDPINCGYVPLLEAVGLTNVGLSWHKMVESSKFLGDNISVRELKLQFDWEKIWVQPEYLAKRLPYVFRQLRFLNLAQIPEGYDLTWALFILQAAPNLKELYMTVYFHLTETYTDADESRELSCSEVKGVVNWESSASDFQHHNLATLTIFGFQFEDYMVSYVRRVVKAAAKLQDVFLYDKLACRNSNVGVPVPSRSPFTEEQQSSAKERITERINSSARIHFPTRAIIPLGSLDLPAARVNAQPSLIASKLAMV; from the exons ATGTGTTCAATTTCATGCCTAATGCAGCAAGGCAATCAAGATGACAGGCTTGGCGACCTGCCCGACAGTATTTTGCTCACCATCCTTGACCGGCTAAATGTGCAACAGGTTGCAAGGATCAGTGTCCTTTCTAGGCGTTGGCGGCAGCTCCCAGCCATGCTATCTCGACTTCGGATAAGTTTTTTGGATTTACAGCCTCGGGTTACTGCCGATATTcctcaaactaatgcacttgtggcTGAAGCTACAAAGAGCATGCTGGGGCGCAGGGATTCAAGAAGAAACACCATCCAGTTCCTCTGCATCAACTTCTTCTTGATTCTTGATGACTGTATATCCATTGGACATTCTGTTGGCCACACCATGGCCACCCAGAATGTTGAGATTGCCGAGTTCACAATTTATGCTCAGGGTCGCAACGGCGATGATCGGGTCAACCATGGGAGACGATTCATGTTGTTCTTTGATGCTTGTCCAGGTGCATTTGGTGGTCTCACTTTCCTCCACATTCAGAATTTGAGCTTTGGTGAATCTGACATCTCTAATGTCCTCAGTACTTGCAAGCGGCTGAAGCGTCTACGCATGTTCAATTGTGGCCCTGGAAATTGTACCATACTGCAAGTTGAACACTCGCAGCTCACTGAGCTTGATATTGTTTGGTGTTATTTTGAAAGGGTTGTGCTCAACTCGCTCCCAAAACTAACTCGAATAGCCTTTGAGGGATGGATCCCTTTCGaagatccgataaattgtggttACGTCCCACTGCTTGAGGCTGTAGGCCTCACTAACGTTGGTCTTAGTTGGCACAAGATGGTTGAGTCAAGTAAGTTTCTTGGGGAt aatATCTCTGTGCGAGAACTGAAGTTGCAATTTGATTGGGAAAAG ATTTGGGTTCAACCAGAATATCTGGCAAAAAGGCTGCCATATGTGTTCCGCCAACTAAGGTTTCTGAATCTAGCTCAAATTCCTGAAGGGTATGATCTCACATGGGCACTATTCATTCTTCAAGCTGCGCCTAACCTGAAGGAGCTATACATGACAGTAT ATTTTCATCTCACTGAAACGTACACAGATGCAGATGAGAGTAGGGAACTCTCCTGTAGCGAGGTTAAGGGTGTAGTAAACTGGGAATCATCTGCGTCTGATTTCCAGCACCACAATCTGGCCACTCTCACCATATTTGGTTTTCAGTTTGAGGACTACATGGTGAGCTATGTCAGACGTGTAGTAAAAGCAGCGGCGAAGCTACAAGACGTGTTCCTGTATGATAAGCTGGCGTGCCGTAACTCCAATGTGGGTGTTCCAGTGCCATCCCGTTCGCCGTTTACTGAGGAGCAGCAGTCTTCAGCGAAGGAGAGAATCACCGAGAGGATCAACTCCTCTGCCAGGATTCACTTTCCGACCAGG GCTATCATACCTTTGGGCTCCCTTGATCTGCCTGCGGCAAGAGTGAATGCTCAGCCATCTCTGATAGCAAGCAAACTAGCCATGGTTTGA